Within Chelatococcus sp. HY11, the genomic segment ATCGGCGTCAGGTCCAGCATCATCTGCCTGATCTGACGGCCGACGCGCACATATTTGGCCATGTCCGGCTTGATGACGACGGCATCGGGGCACAGCTTCAGCGCCTTGAACATGGGCATGGCCGAGCGCACGCCGTAAGTTCGCGCCACGTAGCAGGCGGTTGAGACAACACCGCGCTTGCCGCCGCCGATGATTATCGGTTTTATTGCGAGCTCGGGGGAATCTCGTTTTTCAATCGCCGCATAGAACGCATCGCAATCGACATGGGCGATGTGGAGCGCGTCGCGTTCGGGATGGGTGAGGAGGCGGGGACTGCCGCATGCGGGACAGCGGGTGGGCTGGCGGGCCGTCTCGGTATCGGTCAGGCAATCGCGGCACAGGGAGCGCGATTGACCAGGCGTGTTCATAGGGGGACTCCAGGACCAGCAAGCTTTTGCCGTGCGATGGATATGGCCTCTGGATCGAGCCTGTGATTGGCCGCGAAGGTCAAAAGCAGGGCTTCGTCCGCAGCGAGATGGTCGAGCACGGCAGCCAGAAAGCCAGGCTGGCTGGCGCTTTCGCGTATCGTGTCCGGGCCAAGCCCGGTTGTGCCGAGGAAACGTTCCAGTCTTTCCTCGTCGGACGCAAGAAAACCAAGCGCCTGAAGAGCGATTTCCTCAGGGTCTGGAAGCGGTGAGGGGCGTTGCGGGGCCATAGCGTCGTCCAAAGGTGGCAGGGGATGAAATTGGATTTGCGTTTCGTCAACTGGTCAATGGTAATGATGCCGGCCTACGGCTTTGCGCGCGTGGACTCCCCACATGTGGGATTTACTCTAGATGATGGGAACAGCTGATGCGCAAGACGGTGCTGATCGTCGAGGATAATGAGCTCAATATGAAGCTCTTCAGCGACCTTCTGGAAGCGCATGGTTATGCAACGCTCAAGACCTCGAACGGGATCGAGGCGATGGAGCTTGCCCGGAGCGACCACCCTGATCTCATCATCATGGATATCCAGTTGCCCGAGGTTTCCGGGCTGGAAGTGACACGCTGGCTGAAGGCGGACGACGACCTGAAATCGATTCCCGTCATCGCGGTGACAGCCTTCGCCATGAAGGGTGACGAGGAGCGGATCAGGGAGGGAGGGTGCGAGGCGTATCTCTCGAAGCCCATTTCGATCTCACATTTTCTAGAGACGGTACGCACTTATCTCGAATCCGCATGAGTGGGGGACTCATTCCATGTCCGCGCGCGTTCTCGTCGTCGACGATACGCCCATCAATGTGAAATTGCTCGAGGCCCGGTTGTCGGCCGAGTATTTCGACGTGATCAGCGCCTCGAACGGGCGCGAGGCGCTGGAGATCTGTGAGCAGAATCGCTGCGACATCGTGCTGCTCGATGCGATGATGCCGGGCATGGATGGCTTCGAGGTCTGCCGCAAGCTCAAGTCGCAGCCGAGCACCGTTCACATACCCGTCGTGATGGTGACGGCGCTCGACCAGCCGAGCGATCGTCTGCGCGGTCTTGATGCGGGCGCTGACGACTTCCTGACCAAGCCGGTCGACGACATGGCACTGATCGCCCGGGTGCGCAGTCTCGTGCGGCTGAAGGCCGTGACCGATGAGCTGAGAACGCGCGTGATCGCCTCGCGCGAGTTCGGGCTTGAGGACGCGCTCGTTTCGGCGACCGCAGAGACGGGGCAGAACGCGCGCGTCTTCATTATCGAGGATCGCCCGGCGACGGCTGAGCGGCTGGCTGCCGCGCTGTCCATCTATCATCACGTCGATTGGGAGGCCGATCCCCAGCAGGCACTGGCGCGCGCCGCCACGGAAAGCTACGACGTCATCCTCGTCAATCTCGACATCGGCGGCTTCGACGGGCTGCGGCTATGCGGCCAGCTCCGCGCCTTCGAATCGACGCGGAACGCCGTTGTCCTCATGATGGCCCGGGCCGAGGACAAGGAGCGCATCCTGCGTGGGCTCGACATCGGCATGAACGACTATCTGCTGCGCCCGGTGGATCGCAACGAGCTGGTCGCGCGGGTGCGTACACAGATGCGGCGCAAGCGCTTCGCGGACCGGCTGCGCGACAGCGTCCAGGCATCGCTGGAACTCGCGGTCATCGATCCGCTCACAGGGCTGTATAACCGGCGCTTCCTCGATGCGCGACTGAGCGCCGCCTTTGAGGCGCCGACACTCGGCACGCGACCGCTCGTGCTGCTCGTGCTCGACATCGATCACTTCAAGGCCGTGAATGACCGTTTCGGACATGATGCCGGTGATGAGGTGCTGAAGGAATGTGCCAACCGCATCCGCGCCCAGACGCGTGGTATCGACGTGGTGGCGCGTTTCGGCGGCGAGGAAGTCGTGATCATGGTGCCCGATGCCACGCTGGAGGCCGCCGAGGCGATGGCAGAGCGCATTCGCGAGGCGATCGAACACAAGCCCTTTTCCGTGAACGGCGAGAACGAGACCGTCGACGTCACGGTATCGATTGGTGTCGCCGCGCGGCTGATGGACGATCAGGCGCCTGGCGACCTTCTGCGCCGCGCCGATCAGGCGCTTTACCAAGCCAAGCAGGCCGGGCGGAATCGCGTCGTCGCGGCTGCTGCCTAGGCTTTGCCCTTGCTCGACTGATCCTGTGATCGGACGATTCAGGGTAGCGGGTTCCGCTTCGTCAAGAGAGCATCACGGGGGGCTTAACCCTCATCTGGACTTATGCACCGCGAATGCGCGCAAAGCATTGCTTTCGCCAACGGCTTCGCTACTGTTCAGTCGTGGTGGGCCTTGATGGTGACTGCCCCGTTATTCCCCTACGGAATGCTCAGGTCCGCCGCATCTCCTGGGTCCCGTGGGGTTCGGCCGGTCTGGAAGCGGTGTTCTGTGGCCTCCTCGAACGCCGCCTCCGACCGGCCACCATTCCCTGTCTGGCCATCGAGATTGGTGCGAAGGCAACAAAAAAGGGCGCCGCTGGCGCCCTTTTTTGTGACCGCGTCCGCCGAGGCGACGCTATCGAAGCTCCATCAACCAGCGGGGGGTATCCACCCGCCGGGCATGGATCACTTGATCTTCGATTCCTTGTACTCGACGTGCTTGCGGGCAACCGGATCGTACTTCTTGATCGTCAGCTTGTCCGTCATCGTGCGAGCGTTCTTCTTCGTTACGTAGAAGTGGCCGGTATCGGCCGTCGACACGAGACGGATCTTGATGGTCGTGGCCTTGGCCATAGCGGAAACCTCTTGGCAATCTGTCGCGCTGGGCTGATAGCACGCGCAATAGGAGAGGGGCCGAGCAGGGCCCGGCTCCAACGTGACTTGGAGATGCTGCATTCGCGCGCGGAAGTCAAGCCTGCTGGGGATGCCGCGACACGCACAGGTGACAGGAAGGCGACATGGCGCGATAAGGCCTTACACCGAACAATCTTGTTGCCGGCATCGGAACCCCCTATAGCGATGACTTCAAGATGACAGCTTCACGCGCCGATCGCCCCCGCGAGTTTCCCCATCGCCATCTCCTCGGCATCGAGGGGCTGACACCCGCCGATATCATCGGTCTGCTCGACCGGGCGGAAGCCGCCGTCGAGGTCAGCCGGCAGGTCGAGAAGAAGCGCGCGACCCTGCGCGGACGCACGCAGATCAACCTGTTCTTCGAGCCCTCCACGCGGACGCAATCGTCCTTCGAGCTCGCCGGGAAGCGGCTCGGCGCCGATGTCATGAACATGTCGGTTGCCTCCTCCTCGGTGAAGAAGGGCGAAACGCTGATCGACACGGCGGCGACGCTGAATGCCATGCGCCCCGACATCATCGTCGTGCGCCATCAGGCGGCGGGCGCGGTGCATCTGCTCGCCCGGAAGGTCGACTGCTCGGTGGTGAATGCTGGCGACGGGGTCCACGAGCATCCAACCCAGGCGCTCCTCGACGCCCTCACAATCCGCCGCAACAAGGGGCGGATCGAGGGGCTGGTGATCGCCATATGCGGCGATATCCTGCATTCGCGGGTGGCGCGCTCCAACATCCTTCTCCTACAGGCCCTCGGGGCCCGCGTGCGCTGCATCGGTCCCTCGACGCTCCTGCCTGTCGGGCTCGATCGTTTCGGGGTCGAGATCTTCACCGATATGCGCAAGGGGCTCGATGGGGTGGACATCGTCATGATGCTGCGGCTCCAGCGCGAGCGCATGAATGGTTCCTTCGTGCCGTCCGTGAAGGAATATTTCCATTTCTACGGCCTTGACCGCGAGAAGCTGTCCCTGGCGAAGCCGGATGCGCTTGTCATGCATCCCGGGCCGATGAACCGCGGTGTCGAAATCGACTCCGAGGTGGCGGACGGCGCGCAATCCCTGATCCGCGAGCAGGTGGAAATGGGCGTCGCCGTTCGCATGGCGGTTCTCGAGGCTCTTGGCAGCCAGCTGCCGAATAGCTGAGTTTAGGAAACGGCGTCCAAACGCCTGCATGAGGTGTGTCATGGCTTCGGCCCATCCGCCCATCCTGTTCAATAATGCGCGTCTGGTCGACCCCGCGACGGGGCGTGACGGCCATGGCTCGCTGCTGATCGAGGATGGTGTCATCAAGGATATCGCCTGGGGTGCTGCCGCCGGCGTGCCGGAAGGTGCCGAGATCGTCGATTGCAAAGGCCATGTGCTGAGCCCCGGCCTTGTCGACATGCGCGCCTTCGTCGGCGAGCCCGGAGCCGAGCATCGCGAGACGCTGAAGACCGCGAGCGAGGCAGCGGCCGCCGGAGGCGTCACCACCATCGTCTGCATGCCCGACACCAATCCGGTCATTGACGATCCGGCCATCGTCGAATTCGTGCAACGACGGGCCCGCGAGACCGCGATCGTCAATATCTGCCCTGCGGCCGCGCTGACCAAGGGGCTTGCCGGCAAGGAGATGACGGAGTTCGGCCTATTGCGGCAAGCGGGCGCGGTCGCCTTCACCGACGGGGCGCGCTCGGTCACCAACGCCCAGATCATGCGCCGGGCCTTGACCTATGCGCGCGACCTCGATGCCCTGATCCTCCACCATACCGAGGATCCGGATCTCGTCGGCGACGGCGTGATGAACGCGGGCGAGCGGGCAAGCCGGCTGGGTCTGGCCGGTGTGCCGCGCGAGTCGGAGATCATCATGCTGGAGCGCGACCTGCGCTTGCTCCGCCTGACCGGTGGACGCTACCACGCCGCCATGATCACGACCGCCGATTCAGTCGAGGTGGTCGAGCGTGCAAAGGACGCCGGCCTCGGCGTGACCTGCGGCGTATCGATCAACCATCTGGCGCTGAACGAGTTCGACATCGGCGACTACCGCACGTTCTTCAAGCTCGCGCCGCCCTTGCGGCATGAGACCGATCGGATGGCGATGATCGAGGCCTTGGCGCGCGGCACGATCGACGTCGTGGTCTCCGACCATAATCCCCAAGACGTCGAGACCAAGCGGCTGCCCTTCGCCGATGCCGCCGACGGTGCCATTGGGATTGAGACGCTCCTATCGGTCGGGCTCAGGCTCGTTCACAACGAACAGATCAAGCTGCCGGCACTCCTGAAAGCCATGACGAGCCGCCCCGCCGAGCTGCTCGGCCTGCCGCAGGGCCGCCTCGCGCGTGGGGCGCCGGCGGATCTCATCCTGCTCGATCTCAATCTCGCCTATACGCTTGATGCGCGCGAACTCAGATCGCGCAGCAAGAACTCGCCCTTCGACGAAGCGCGTCTCGAGGGGCGGGTGCTGATGACATATGTTGCGGGGCGTTGCGTGCACCGCTACGCTGAATAACCTTTCGCAGGGGCGGGCAGCGGCCATGGGTCTGACTGAGCTTTGGCCGATCATTGTCGCAGCCGTTTTTGGCTATGTTCTTGGGTCCATTCCGTTCGGGGTCGTGATCACGCGTCTGGCGGGTCTCGGCGACATCCGCGCGGTGGGCTCGGGCAACATCGGCGCCACAAATGTTCTGCGCACCGGCAAGAAGGGGTTGGCCGCGGCCACCCTGCTCGGTGATGCCCTGAAAGCCACGCTCGCCATCGTGATCGCGGCGCAGTGGGGGGAGGGGCCGGCGCTGGCGGCTGCCTTCGGGGCCTTCATGGGCCATCTTTTCCCGGTCTGGCTATCCTTCAAGGGGGGCAAGGGTGTTGCCACCTTTCTCGGCTGCCTGATCGCGCTGAACATGTGGGTCGCGCTGTTCTTCGCGGTGGTGTGGCTGGCTGTCGCCTATTTCAGCAAGTTCTCGTCGCTCGCCGCCTTGATCGCGAGCGCCTTCGTCGCGCCGGCGTTGCTGATCGCCGACCAGCCGGCGGCCGCCACGCTTTTCGCCATTCTGACGATCTTCCTGTGGGCGAAACACCGCGGCAACATCGTGCGCCTGATGACGGGACAGGAGAGCCGGATCGGCAGCAAGAGCTAGCCGAGAGAAAACGTGGAAGCAGTCTGGAGCCTTGGGAGGCTGGGGAGCCGCTCTCGCTTCAGGATTTAACGGGTTATCGATAGGGGGAGCTATCGGATGGGGGGACTTAGCCTCAATGACGACCAGCGCCTGAGCTGGCTCAGGCTTACGCGGTCGGAAAGTATCGGTCCGCGCAGCTTTCGCGCGTTGATCAGCCGCTTCGGCAGCGCCGATGCGGCGCTCGCGGCGCTTCCGGACATCGCGCGACGTCGTGGTCGCCCCCTCCGTATCGTCACACCGGCAGAAGCCGAGCGGGAGATGACGACGGCCCGGCGGTTCGGCGTGCGCTTCGTTGCACTCGGCGAGGCGGACTATCCCGCACATCTGCGCGAGATTGACTCCGCGCCTCCGCTTGTCGCCTTGCGTGGCGATGCCGCCGTCCTTGGTCGCCCGATGGTCGCGATCGTCGGCTCACGCAATGCCTCGGCCGCCGGCCTGAAATTCACGGAGCGCCTGGCCGCAGGACTAGGTGCCGCGGGCTTTGTCGTCGTCTCGGGACTGGCGCGCGGCATCGACACGCGCGCCCATGCGGCGAGCCTTTCATCGGGGACGGTGGCGGTTCTGGCCGGAGGCCATGACAAGATCTACCCGGCGGAGAACGAGGCGCTGGCGGGCCGCATCCTCGCATCCGGCGCGGTGCTCTCCGAGATGCCGATGGGCTACGAACCCCGGGGACGGGATTTTCCGCGGCGCAACCGTATCGTGTCGGGGCTGTGCCTTGGCGTTGTCGTCGTCGAGGCGGCTCGCCGCTCCGGCTCGCTCATCACCGCGCGCTTCGCGGCGGAACAGGGGCGGGAGGTCTTCGCCGTGCCCGGTTCCCCGCTCGACCCGCGCGCGGAGGGTACCAACGACCTGATCCGCGACGGCGCCACCCTCTGCGCCGATCCAGACCACGTCATCGCTGCGCTCGCCCCGCTCATCGGCCGAGAAGCCCAGCCCGGCGGCGCCTGGAACGACCGGCCCGTTGATCGGAGCGGCGAGCCCCTCTGGGAGGAGCTGGAGGGGCTTGATATCGAGCCGCCTCCGGCGGTGCCGATCCAGCGGGATTACTTGGCTCAAGGGCTCGACCCCGATGGGGACGAGGCGGAAGGCATACACGAAGCCTCTCCCGATGGGGGGGCACTCGCGGAGGGCCATTCGCCCCATGGCCGACATCTTCTCGCGCTGCTTGGTCCGCAACCGGTCCCGCTCGATGATCTCAGCCGTGTATCGGGGCTCGCGGCACGCGAGATCCAGCGCGCGATCGTCGAACTCGAGCTCGGCGGCTTTGTGCTTCGCCACGCCAACAACAGCGTTTCACTGAAGTGACCGCGCGAAACAAAGCCTTAGAGCGCGTTTTGACCTGATTGCATCAGATCGGCGCTCTAAGCTCTTTTATTTCAAGCATAATCATCGATTCTCGTAACACTCCTGTCGGAGCATGCTCTAGCCTTGCGGGGTCAGCTCCACGGGCTGCCTGTCGCCCATCTTTTCCGCCATGACCGCGAAGTCGGTCACAGCGTAGATATGTTCGGTCTTGCGGCGGCCGCGCACGGTGATCTCATGCCGCGGACAGCCGTCGAGCGTCAGCCCCGAGCCGGCGAGCGCGGATTCGGAGACTACCGCGAAAGCCTTGAATTCCTTGGTCATCGCCTCAAGCCGACTCGCGGTGTTGACGGTGTCTCCCAGAGCCGTGAGGGCGCCGTTGTTGCGACCATTTATCGACAGCTCGGTCGCGGCGCCGACACGCCCGAGGACCGCCGGTCCGGTATGAATGCCGATCCCCATGCGCAGGGGCTGGCGCAGGGTCGCGGCGAACTCGCGATTGATCTCGTCGAGCGCGGCCTGCATGGCGCGGGCGGCGAGAAGGGCATTGCGGCTGCCGGCGCCCTGCGCCGGGGCTATGCCGAACAGCGCCATGATGCCATCGCCGAGAAACTTGTCGACGATGCCGTCGTGGGAGCGAATGGCTTCCGACATCAGCTCGAAATACCGGTTGAGGAGAAACACGGAATCGTAAGGATAGATGCGCTCCGTCAGCGCGGTGAAGTCGCGCAGATCCGTGAACATGACCGTGACACGGCGCTCGATGCCCCAGCGATAAGGATCGGCGCGGCTCCCCGGCGGATCGGGCTCGGCGATCGCGACCAGGCGACGCAACGTCAGGGAGTGGGTCGGCCTGATCTGGCACGCCAGGCGCACGCCCGTCGGCGCGTTGATGCGCTCCAGAGCCGCCGCCTCGCTCGCCAGCGGCGGCGGGAGATCGTCCAGCCCTTCGGTGATCAGGACCCGGCAGGTGCTGCAGCGTCCACGCCCGCCACAGGCGGCCGCGTGGGGAATGCCGTTGGCGCGGCTGATCTCCAGCAGCGTCGGCCCGGGATGCGCGCGGACCACCTTCAGGCCGGCGTATCTCACGGAGAAACCCGGTCGTATGCGCGCGATCACAAGCCGCGCCACGAGGACGAACAACACGCCGCCAGCGACAGTGAGAAGAACCGCGATGCCGGCGTTGGTCAGTTTCTCCAGATCCTGCGCTTGCTGCGGGGTTAGCGCGGTACCGGGGGCGATCACCTCCAGCCGGCGGGCACTTTCCGTGAAGCCGAGAATGCCGAGGGCGGGGACGAGCACGGCGAGCGCGAGAAGCCAGGGGACAAGCCGCGTGTAGAAGGCTTTTGTCGAGAGCCAGAAGTGCAAGCCGATGCAGCCATGCAGCCAGACGATAACGAGCAGCAGTGGCTGTTGTACGGCGAGACTGGGCCACATGCTCCGCAAAACATTCGCGTAGCGGTCGTCGAGGCCGTAAAGCAGGCTCATACCCCGGGTGGCGAGGATGTGCTGCAGCAGCCAGAATGGAATGGCGAGGCCAAGCGCGAGCTGAAGCGCCTCGCTGAAGGGCATGCGCCAAGTCGCGCGACGCACGAGTTTCCAGAGGCCCAGGCTGATATGCAGGACAAGTGAGCCATAGAGGAGCACGCTGCCAGGCAGCGAGCGCCAGAAGGCACGCCGCACGACCTCGAAAGCCTCCATCCATACGAGATCGACAACGCCGAGCGCGTTGTTCACGAAATGGGCGAAGGCGAAGATGAAGAGGACGATGCCGGATGCGAGACGCAGTCTGGCAATGGTCAGCTGGCTACGGGAGAACGGTTGGTGCAGCCACGCGGCTCCGGTGCCCCATACGCCTCTAAGGTCCATACAAATCCATCACCTGGCTCTCGCGCCTGACTCCCACGCAGAATCAAGCATAGCCTATTGATGGGGTCCATGGCGCCAAAAGTCCTTGTGTTTGGAGGAAGCCGTGCGCTTGGCGGCTTGCCGCTGTTCCGCGTGCACCCGGCCAATTTGCGCTGTGCTCAGCGCCGATGGCGAAAGCAAATGGGGCGTGCCTAAAGATGCCAAGGCCGCGCCAAGGGGCGTGTGCATCTTCAGGCCATGGCGACCTGGCAGCTCCGCCGACCAGGATCAATCGACACTCGAGAATTGCCGAGGAGATACCGTTGTCGTCACCGGGTTTGTCCCGAGGTCGGATTTATCTGATTTCGGCTAGAGCAATTGCGGCGAACTCCGGTTCACCGGAATTGCTCTAGGCCTTTGTCCTGAAGCATTTTCTTCACGCGAACCGGTTTCCACTTCGCTCGGAAATGCTCCAGTGATCCCGACCGGAAAGGCCCGCCAATCCACCGGGATGGCCGGGACAAGCCCGGCCATGACAGCTGAGAACACTGGATGTCGAACTGGTCCTAAAAAGGAGAGAGTGCCAAGCCTGATGGTTTCGTCACGGCGCCATGGTCTTATGCTCTGCATATGGCAGAGCGGGTGAGGGTGCTGCATATGCATCTGACAAAGGCTTAAGGTCGGTTCCCTCAGCGGTGGTGGTGTATCAAAGCCACGGAGTGCCGGTCGCGCGAAAATAAGAGCGCATCACGCAGCACTGACTTACAAGGCTGGATGATCCAAAAAATACCG encodes:
- a CDS encoding aspartate carbamoyltransferase catalytic subunit produces the protein MTASRADRPREFPHRHLLGIEGLTPADIIGLLDRAEAAVEVSRQVEKKRATLRGRTQINLFFEPSTRTQSSFELAGKRLGADVMNMSVASSSVKKGETLIDTAATLNAMRPDIIVVRHQAAGAVHLLARKVDCSVVNAGDGVHEHPTQALLDALTIRRNKGRIEGLVIAICGDILHSRVARSNILLLQALGARVRCIGPSTLLPVGLDRFGVEIFTDMRKGLDGVDIVMMLRLQRERMNGSFVPSVKEYFHFYGLDREKLSLAKPDALVMHPGPMNRGVEIDSEVADGAQSLIREQVEMGVAVRMAVLEALGSQLPNS
- the dprA gene encoding DNA-processing protein DprA, whose amino-acid sequence is MGGLSLNDDQRLSWLRLTRSESIGPRSFRALISRFGSADAALAALPDIARRRGRPLRIVTPAEAEREMTTARRFGVRFVALGEADYPAHLREIDSAPPLVALRGDAAVLGRPMVAIVGSRNASAAGLKFTERLAAGLGAAGFVVVSGLARGIDTRAHAASLSSGTVAVLAGGHDKIYPAENEALAGRILASGAVLSEMPMGYEPRGRDFPRRNRIVSGLCLGVVVVEAARRSGSLITARFAAEQGREVFAVPGSPLDPRAEGTNDLIRDGATLCADPDHVIAALAPLIGREAQPGGAWNDRPVDRSGEPLWEELEGLDIEPPPAVPIQRDYLAQGLDPDGDEAEGIHEASPDGGALAEGHSPHGRHLLALLGPQPVPLDDLSRVSGLAAREIQRAIVELELGGFVLRHANNSVSLK
- a CDS encoding adenylate/guanylate cyclase domain-containing protein, with amino-acid sequence MDLRGVWGTGAAWLHQPFSRSQLTIARLRLASGIVLFIFAFAHFVNNALGVVDLVWMEAFEVVRRAFWRSLPGSVLLYGSLVLHISLGLWKLVRRATWRMPFSEALQLALGLAIPFWLLQHILATRGMSLLYGLDDRYANVLRSMWPSLAVQQPLLLVIVWLHGCIGLHFWLSTKAFYTRLVPWLLALAVLVPALGILGFTESARRLEVIAPGTALTPQQAQDLEKLTNAGIAVLLTVAGGVLFVLVARLVIARIRPGFSVRYAGLKVVRAHPGPTLLEISRANGIPHAAACGGRGRCSTCRVLITEGLDDLPPPLASEAAALERINAPTGVRLACQIRPTHSLTLRRLVAIAEPDPPGSRADPYRWGIERRVTVMFTDLRDFTALTERIYPYDSVFLLNRYFELMSEAIRSHDGIVDKFLGDGIMALFGIAPAQGAGSRNALLAARAMQAALDEINREFAATLRQPLRMGIGIHTGPAVLGRVGAATELSINGRNNGALTALGDTVNTASRLEAMTKEFKAFAVVSESALAGSGLTLDGCPRHEITVRGRRKTEHIYAVTDFAVMAEKMGDRQPVELTPQG
- the plsY gene encoding glycerol-3-phosphate 1-O-acyltransferase PlsY — translated: MGLTELWPIIVAAVFGYVLGSIPFGVVITRLAGLGDIRAVGSGNIGATNVLRTGKKGLAAATLLGDALKATLAIVIAAQWGEGPALAAAFGAFMGHLFPVWLSFKGGKGVATFLGCLIALNMWVALFFAVVWLAVAYFSKFSSLAALIASAFVAPALLIADQPAAATLFAILTIFLWAKHRGNIVRLMTGQESRIGSKS
- a CDS encoding response regulator, producing MRKTVLIVEDNELNMKLFSDLLEAHGYATLKTSNGIEAMELARSDHPDLIIMDIQLPEVSGLEVTRWLKADDDLKSIPVIAVTAFAMKGDEERIREGGCEAYLSKPISISHFLETVRTYLESA
- a CDS encoding dihydroorotase, encoding MASAHPPILFNNARLVDPATGRDGHGSLLIEDGVIKDIAWGAAAGVPEGAEIVDCKGHVLSPGLVDMRAFVGEPGAEHRETLKTASEAAAAGGVTTIVCMPDTNPVIDDPAIVEFVQRRARETAIVNICPAAALTKGLAGKEMTEFGLLRQAGAVAFTDGARSVTNAQIMRRALTYARDLDALILHHTEDPDLVGDGVMNAGERASRLGLAGVPRESEIIMLERDLRLLRLTGGRYHAAMITTADSVEVVERAKDAGLGVTCGVSINHLALNEFDIGDYRTFFKLAPPLRHETDRMAMIEALARGTIDVVVSDHNPQDVETKRLPFADAADGAIGIETLLSVGLRLVHNEQIKLPALLKAMTSRPAELLGLPQGRLARGAPADLILLDLNLAYTLDARELRSRSKNSPFDEARLEGRVLMTYVAGRCVHRYAE
- the rpmG gene encoding 50S ribosomal protein L33 — its product is MAKATTIKIRLVSTADTGHFYVTKKNARTMTDKLTIKKYDPVARKHVEYKESKIK
- a CDS encoding PleD family two-component system response regulator; amino-acid sequence: MSARVLVVDDTPINVKLLEARLSAEYFDVISASNGREALEICEQNRCDIVLLDAMMPGMDGFEVCRKLKSQPSTVHIPVVMVTALDQPSDRLRGLDAGADDFLTKPVDDMALIARVRSLVRLKAVTDELRTRVIASREFGLEDALVSATAETGQNARVFIIEDRPATAERLAAALSIYHHVDWEADPQQALARAATESYDVILVNLDIGGFDGLRLCGQLRAFESTRNAVVLMMARAEDKERILRGLDIGMNDYLLRPVDRNELVARVRTQMRRKRFADRLRDSVQASLELAVIDPLTGLYNRRFLDARLSAAFEAPTLGTRPLVLLVLDIDHFKAVNDRFGHDAGDEVLKECANRIRAQTRGIDVVARFGGEEVVIMVPDATLEAAEAMAERIREAIEHKPFSVNGENETVDVTVSIGVAARLMDDQAPGDLLRRADQALYQAKQAGRNRVVAAAA
- a CDS encoding DUF3572 domain-containing protein; translated protein: MAPQRPSPLPDPEEIALQALGFLASDEERLERFLGTTGLGPDTIRESASQPGFLAAVLDHLAADEALLLTFAANHRLDPEAISIARQKLAGPGVPL